The following are encoded in a window of Amphibacillus xylanus NBRC 15112 genomic DNA:
- a CDS encoding alpha/beta hydrolase produces MRHIFKSGQLNGPTLLLLHGTGGNEHDLLPLAEIIDPNANILSVRGNVLENGMPRFFKRLKEGVFDIEDLEKQTNELAEFIDQASKKYQFARDKVVAVGYSNGANIAGSLLFHYENVLLGAILHHPMVPRRDIDIPNQNQIPVFIGAGENDPMCPPEESVELERLLADRGANVTIHWERNGHRLTQTEVKAARDWYQKHFK; encoded by the coding sequence ATGCGACATATTTTTAAATCTGGCCAATTAAATGGACCGACACTTCTCTTGTTACATGGTACTGGTGGGAATGAACATGATTTATTGCCATTAGCTGAAATAATTGATCCAAATGCTAATATACTAAGCGTTCGAGGAAATGTTTTAGAAAATGGTATGCCGAGATTTTTTAAACGATTAAAAGAAGGGGTATTTGATATCGAGGATCTCGAAAAACAAACGAATGAATTAGCTGAATTTATTGATCAAGCTAGCAAGAAGTATCAATTTGCTCGTGACAAAGTCGTAGCTGTAGGTTATTCGAATGGTGCAAATATTGCTGGAAGTTTACTGTTCCATTATGAGAATGTATTGCTTGGTGCAATTTTACATCATCCAATGGTACCGAGACGTGATATCGACATTCCAAATCAAAATCAAATCCCTGTATTTATTGGAGCGGGCGAGAATGATCCAATGTGTCCTCCAGAAGAATCAGTTGAGTTAGAAAGATTGCTTGCTGATCGAGGTGCCAATGTGACAATTCATTGGGAGAGAAATGGACATCGATTGACCCAGACAGAGGTGAAGGCAGCAAGAGACTGGTATCAAAAACATTTTAAATAA
- a CDS encoding GntR family transcriptional regulator: MFELDLRSRDPIYQQLVDKFKSLIIKNVLQPDEQLPSVRTLAQQLTVNPNTIQKAYRELEAQGYIYSVKGKGSFVSPTNEQDNHEAIQLLKTEIKKLLLEAAFLGVTEEELFELVKEAIKQAEGGKTE, from the coding sequence ATGTTTGAATTAGACTTGCGTAGTCGTGATCCAATTTATCAGCAGCTGGTTGATAAGTTTAAATCATTGATTATTAAAAATGTCTTACAGCCAGATGAACAGTTGCCATCTGTACGGACATTGGCACAGCAATTAACGGTTAATCCGAATACAATTCAAAAAGCATATCGAGAATTAGAGGCTCAAGGTTATATATATTCGGTAAAAGGTAAAGGCAGTTTTGTTTCTCCTACCAATGAACAAGATAATCATGAAGCCATTCAACTGTTAAAGACAGAAATAAAAAAACTGCTATTAGAAGCTGCTTTCTTAGGTGTTACAGAAGAAGAATTATTTGAGCTTGTCAAAGAAGCGATAAAACAGGCCGAAGGAGGAAAGACGGAATGA
- a CDS encoding ABC transporter ATP-binding protein, whose translation MINIQDLTKSYGRKKVVNNVNLQINKGSIYGLLGSNGAGKTTILKMVSGILKQQSGTIIVDDEAIFENTNRKAKLIFIPDRPYFFSHYTVQQMAEFYRNFYPNWNEERFIKLQSIFKLDIKSKVHQFSKGMQRQVSFWLALSAMPDYLILDEPFDGLDVVVRKKVKNLIINDVAEREMTVMISSHNLREIEDICDHIGILHNGEFVLEKELDDLKSDVHKVQVAFDGDFPEQIFNQFEVLHQEKRGTVHLFILRGNRDQIDESILAHQPLIYDLLPLTLEEIFVYEMEGIGYAIENILV comes from the coding sequence ATGATAAATATACAAGATCTGACCAAATCATATGGAAGGAAAAAAGTTGTAAACAATGTGAATTTGCAAATTAATAAAGGATCAATCTATGGGTTACTCGGATCTAATGGCGCTGGCAAAACGACGATATTAAAAATGGTATCAGGAATTTTAAAACAGCAATCAGGTACAATTATTGTCGATGACGAAGCCATTTTTGAGAATACAAATAGAAAAGCAAAGCTAATTTTTATTCCGGATCGACCTTACTTCTTTTCACATTATACTGTTCAGCAAATGGCAGAGTTTTATCGAAATTTCTATCCGAATTGGAATGAGGAACGCTTTATAAAGTTACAGTCTATTTTTAAATTAGATATTAAAAGTAAAGTTCATCAATTTTCTAAAGGAATGCAACGACAAGTGAGCTTTTGGCTCGCACTTAGCGCAATGCCAGATTATTTAATCCTGGATGAGCCTTTCGATGGATTAGATGTCGTGGTCCGTAAAAAAGTAAAAAATCTGATCATTAATGATGTTGCAGAAAGAGAGATGACAGTGATGATCTCATCACATAATTTACGTGAAATTGAAGATATTTGTGATCATATCGGCATCTTGCACAATGGTGAGTTCGTCTTAGAGAAAGAGTTGGATGATTTGAAATCAGATGTTCATAAAGTTCAAGTAGCATTTGATGGCGATTTTCCAGAACAAATTTTCAATCAATTTGAAGTTTTACATCAAGAAAAACGTGGTACAGTTCATCTATTTATTTTAAGAGGAAATAGAGATCAGATTGATGAAAGCATTTTAGCACATCAACCGTTAATATATGATCTATTGCCACTAACGCTTGAAGAAATCTTTGTTTATGAGATGGAGGGGATTGGCTATGCAATCGAAAACATCTTGGTTTAA
- a CDS encoding RNA polymerase sigma factor has product MHEVVENREADFTGYYQKHYNEMFYVANRIVHNHYSAEDIVQEAFIKAYKNYGHLIDQSKHRAWLRTIVIRTAIDYYRKQTRYETVSVEEGAEAGQLLRCPKDSIPTQLNWQFEKDGILEKIDTLPKGMQEVLKIKIATDGKDQEIADQLNISLSAVKTRLHRARKMLRAEMSTVN; this is encoded by the coding sequence ATGCATGAGGTAGTCGAAAATCGAGAAGCTGATTTTACCGGGTATTATCAAAAGCACTATAATGAAATGTTTTATGTGGCAAATCGAATTGTTCATAATCACTATAGTGCTGAAGATATTGTGCAAGAAGCGTTTATAAAAGCATATAAAAACTACGGTCACTTAATTGATCAGTCCAAGCATCGTGCCTGGCTTCGAACGATTGTTATTAGAACTGCGATTGATTATTATAGAAAGCAGACGAGATACGAAACAGTCTCAGTAGAAGAAGGAGCAGAAGCTGGCCAATTATTACGTTGTCCTAAAGACTCGATTCCAACTCAACTAAATTGGCAGTTTGAAAAAGATGGTATTTTAGAAAAAATTGATACATTACCGAAAGGGATGCAAGAGGTTTTAAAAATAAAAATAGCGACAGATGGTAAGGATCAGGAGATAGCAGATCAATTAAACATATCATTATCTGCGGTAAAAACAAGACTACACCGAGCAAGAAAGATGTTGAGAGCTGAAATGTCTACCGTTAATTAG
- a CDS encoding ABC transporter permease, whose translation MQSKTSWFKKEIFKQNFRQVGWISLIYMIILFFAVPLNIFMRFQRHDEYYGYFGESVFEYGVYVQLFSLFIAPVLMAMFILRYLHQKDSSDFIYSLPIKRDYFYWHQVVFGFIGLWLPVIINGLLVSFVYNIVDVQGSFNINDIGYWFVVSSIILFLTYSVSIVIGTMTGITIIQGIFSYIFLLLPFGFTLLFISNLNYFVIGLPESYLINDKITTYSPITNIVNLINSPEDASYSLVIYVILTILSFIVGLILYRNRPAEAATQAVAFHKLKYIFIYSFTFCFTLIGGIYFAIFHRSTSAIIFGYLIFSVIGYYITQMIIHKTWRVFNEWREYIYYLIGFSIILLLTIFDVTGYQNRIPETDQVESAFVVIDKYSFNENLDKYGDLEGFTTQVDIDRVREYHQQLINSNQMTEWYDYFYKDITILYRLKNGKEMVREYRSSDQLDHQKLLEEITQTQTYKKYTNEIFYVNPKDISQIRIVAYPTNSELTITNYKEIAEFVDLFKQDLLNTDHDSTPYSSTVEVHFNDNLNQYHQFYELSWNYKEVIKWLEDNDLLEQAMMTAEDVEKIIIATPDDLEEYYYYDEREYFSNILSESKKSIITDADQINQILTKVTYEDFEGDHLLVLYLKDTWYPYVIKIHKSQLPDEVINNLK comes from the coding sequence ATGCAATCGAAAACATCTTGGTTTAAAAAAGAAATATTTAAACAAAACTTCCGCCAAGTTGGCTGGATTAGTTTAATTTATATGATTATATTATTTTTTGCAGTACCATTAAATATTTTCATGAGATTCCAAAGGCACGATGAATACTATGGTTACTTTGGCGAATCTGTCTTTGAGTATGGTGTATATGTACAGTTATTCAGCTTGTTTATTGCACCTGTATTAATGGCGATGTTTATCCTTCGTTATTTACATCAGAAGGATTCAAGTGATTTTATTTACAGCTTACCGATTAAGCGTGATTATTTCTATTGGCATCAAGTTGTATTTGGCTTTATCGGGCTCTGGTTACCGGTAATCATTAATGGACTATTAGTTTCTTTTGTTTATAACATAGTGGACGTTCAAGGATCATTTAATATAAATGATATTGGTTATTGGTTTGTCGTTTCATCAATTATACTTTTTCTCACTTATAGTGTCAGTATTGTAATTGGTACGATGACAGGAATTACAATTATTCAAGGGATCTTTAGCTATATCTTTTTATTATTGCCGTTTGGATTTACACTCTTATTTATTTCAAATTTAAACTATTTTGTAATTGGATTACCTGAATCGTATTTGATTAATGATAAAATTACGACCTACTCACCAATAACAAATATCGTTAACTTAATCAATTCACCAGAGGATGCTAGCTATAGTTTAGTTATCTATGTAATCTTAACGATTCTAAGTTTCATCGTAGGTCTGATTCTTTATCGAAATCGACCTGCTGAAGCAGCAACACAGGCAGTTGCATTTCATAAGTTAAAATACATTTTTATTTATAGCTTTACGTTTTGCTTTACATTAATTGGAGGAATATACTTTGCTATATTCCATAGATCCACGTCAGCGATCATCTTTGGTTATCTCATCTTTTCGGTAATTGGTTATTATATTACACAAATGATTATTCATAAGACGTGGCGCGTGTTCAATGAGTGGCGTGAATATATTTATTATTTAATTGGTTTTTCAATTATTTTATTATTGACTATCTTTGATGTAACAGGTTATCAGAACAGAATTCCTGAAACTGATCAGGTAGAATCTGCATTCGTTGTGATTGACAAATATTCATTTAATGAAAACCTTGATAAATATGGTGATTTAGAAGGCTTTACAACACAAGTGGATATTGATCGTGTTCGCGAATATCACCAACAATTAATTAATTCAAATCAAATGACAGAATGGTATGACTACTTCTATAAAGATATTACGATTCTGTATCGCTTGAAGAATGGTAAGGAAATGGTGAGAGAATATAGATCTTCGGATCAACTTGATCATCAAAAACTTTTAGAAGAAATTACTCAAACACAAACTTATAAAAAATACACAAATGAAATATTTTATGTCAATCCAAAAGACATTAGTCAAATTAGGATTGTTGCATATCCAACGAACTCAGAACTAACGATTACTAATTATAAAGAGATAGCAGAATTTGTAGACCTGTTTAAACAAGATCTTTTAAATACAGATCATGATTCAACTCCATATAGTTCAACAGTGGAAGTACATTTTAATGATAACTTAAATCAATATCATCAATTCTATGAATTGTCGTGGAATTATAAGGAAGTCATCAAGTGGCTAGAAGATAATGATTTGTTAGAACAAGCAATGATGACAGCAGAAGATGTAGAGAAAATTATTATTGCAACACCAGATGATCTTGAAGAGTATTACTATTATGACGAGCGTGAATATTTCTCTAATATATTGTCAGAATCTAAAAAATCAATCATCACAGATGCTGATCAGATTAATCAAATCTTAACAAAAGTCACGTATGAAGATTTTGAAGGTGATCATTTACTAGTATTGTACTTAAAAGACACTTGGTATCCATACGTCATTAAAATTCACAAATCACAGTTGCCAGATGAAGTGATCAACAATCTAAAATAG